A window from Enterocloster bolteae encodes these proteins:
- a CDS encoding DeoR/GlpR family DNA-binding transcription regulator: MGKRDLRIYALLDTLKESPVLSIKELADRFQVSEMTIRRDIDYLKENRLFYENKASEPAAREHDEYLYSSEQIRNFDKKDRIARFAAGMIEEGDILILDSGTTTGVLSKYIPEQTQLTVLCYNYHILSQLQGNEKLSLIFAGGYFHRNDLMFESVEGIGLIRRTRASKMFVSASGVHEKLGMTCAHNYEVVTKKAALESSLQKILVADSSKFGQVRPGYFAELEEIDEIVTDDGLSREWQELIAEKDIPLHLV; this comes from the coding sequence ATGGGAAAAAGGGATCTCAGGATTTACGCGCTTTTGGATACACTGAAGGAATCGCCCGTATTATCAATTAAGGAGCTGGCAGACCGCTTTCAGGTCTCGGAAATGACCATCCGCCGTGATATTGATTATCTCAAAGAAAACCGTCTGTTTTACGAAAATAAGGCTTCTGAGCCGGCAGCGCGGGAACACGACGAATATCTGTACTCTTCGGAGCAGATCCGCAATTTTGATAAAAAGGACAGAATCGCCCGGTTTGCGGCGGGGATGATTGAGGAGGGGGATATCCTGATTCTGGATTCGGGAACCACCACAGGCGTGTTGTCCAAATATATACCGGAACAGACGCAGCTCACAGTGCTCTGCTATAATTACCATATCCTGTCCCAGCTTCAGGGTAATGAGAAGCTTTCCCTGATTTTTGCCGGCGGATATTTCCACCGGAACGACCTGATGTTTGAGAGCGTTGAGGGAATCGGGCTTATACGGAGGACAAGGGCCAGCAAGATGTTTGTTTCTGCCTCCGGTGTCCATGAAAAGCTGGGCATGACCTGCGCGCATAATTATGAGGTGGTCACAAAAAAGGCGGCCCTGGAATCATCCCTGCAGAAGATACTGGTGGCGGACAGCAGCAAGTTCGGCCAGGTAAGGCCGGGATATTTTGCTGAACTGGAAGAGATTGATGAAATCGTCACGGATGACGGGCTGAGCCGGGAATGGCAGGAGCTCATCGCTGAGAAGGATATTCCCCTCCATCTGGTGTAG
- the rpiB gene encoding ribose 5-phosphate isomerase B, with the protein MRTIVIGCDNAAVHLKNELMGFMEKKGYTVENMGCDSTEDSTYYPYVAEKVCQEIINSGYQKHGVLICGTGLGMAMTANKFKGIRAGVCHDVFSAERLKLSNDGNVICMGERVIGAELAKRILEKWLELEFVDCASTSKVEAIKEIEGENLK; encoded by the coding sequence ATGAGAACAATTGTAATTGGGTGCGACAATGCTGCTGTACATTTGAAAAATGAACTCATGGGATTCATGGAGAAAAAGGGATATACTGTGGAGAATATGGGATGCGACAGCACTGAGGATTCTACCTATTATCCCTATGTGGCAGAGAAGGTGTGCCAGGAAATCATAAACAGCGGTTATCAGAAGCACGGTGTGCTGATCTGCGGCACAGGCCTGGGCATGGCCATGACTGCCAACAAATTCAAAGGCATCCGCGCCGGCGTATGCCATGATGTTTTCTCAGCGGAACGTTTAAAACTGAGCAATGACGGCAATGTGATCTGTATGGGCGAGCGGGTGATTGGAGCCGAGCTGGCAAAGCGGATTCTGGAAAAATGGCTGGAACTGGAATTCGTAGACTGTGCATCCACATCCAAGGTAGAGGCCATCAAAGAAATTGAAGGCGAAAATCTCAAATAG
- a CDS encoding triose-phosphate isomerase, which produces MKKLNRLYLGTNTKMYKTIAETTSFLTQLRRLTEDLADSPLTLFVIPSFTSLESANRITSGSHIRLGAQNMCWEDQGQFTGEISPVMLKEVGVSVVEIGHSERRHVFRENDFDQEKKTAKAAQSGFTPLLCIGETLTQREYGLSGETLSTQLKVGLHSITTEQAEQLWIAYEPVWAIGVNGIPADSDYVAERHAGIRRILCARFGEEQGSRIPILYGGSVNPQNAQELIALPDVDGLFIGRSAWDASQFNRIIRQVMPLYMNK; this is translated from the coding sequence ATGAAAAAACTGAATCGGTTATATCTTGGCACAAACACAAAGATGTACAAAACCATTGCGGAAACAACTTCATTTCTAACACAGCTCCGCCGACTGACAGAAGACCTGGCAGACAGCCCCCTCACCCTGTTTGTCATCCCCTCCTTTACCTCCCTGGAGTCCGCCAACAGGATTACATCCGGATCCCACATCCGGCTGGGAGCCCAGAACATGTGCTGGGAGGACCAGGGACAGTTCACCGGTGAAATCTCGCCTGTCATGCTTAAGGAAGTGGGGGTAAGCGTAGTGGAAATCGGCCACTCGGAACGACGCCACGTTTTCAGGGAGAATGACTTTGACCAGGAAAAAAAGACAGCAAAGGCAGCCCAGTCCGGTTTCACTCCTCTGCTGTGTATAGGAGAGACCCTGACCCAGAGGGAATACGGCCTAAGCGGGGAGACCCTGAGCACCCAGTTAAAGGTGGGGCTTCATTCCATCACCACAGAACAGGCGGAGCAGCTCTGGATTGCCTACGAACCCGTGTGGGCCATCGGTGTGAACGGCATCCCCGCGGACAGTGATTATGTGGCTGAGCGCCATGCAGGCATACGGCGGATTCTGTGCGCACGCTTTGGCGAGGAACAGGGAAGCCGCATCCCCATTCTTTACGGCGGCAGCGTGAATCCCCAAAACGCTCAGGAGCTGATTGCGCTACCGGATGTAGACGGCCTCTTTATCGGACGCAGTGCCTGGGACGCCTCTCAGTTCAACCGCATCATACGCCAGGTCATGCCTTTATACATGAATAAATAG
- a CDS encoding 6-phosphofructokinase: MHNLLVAQSGGPTSAINATLSGVITEAMIQGGIDRIYGGLNGIEGILQEKIIDLLDHINNTMDLDKLAQTPAAALGSCRFKLAGPEEDTAQYRVLIDIFRKYDISYFIYIGGNDSMDTVDKLARYCRSQQIEDIKIIGAPKTIDNDLMEIDHCPGFASAAKYIATTFAELERDVAVYDSFGVTIVEIMGRNAGWLTAASSLSRVNGSRGPDFIYLCEVPFSISRFLDDIRSRQSENRNLLIAVSEGIRDENGTYLSEQTPGNRPDRFGHRDIAGTGGVLAQIVRNELGCKTRSLELNLMQRCAAHLASRTDLNESRLLGAKAVQCAVQGQTGKMATLLRLPSKDRYRIQFASADVSLVANREKTVPRQWINREGNGITREMTDYLTPLMEGEVPVLYRNRFPEYFTISLE; encoded by the coding sequence ATGCACAATCTGCTTGTGGCCCAGTCCGGCGGCCCCACATCCGCAATCAACGCCACCCTGTCCGGAGTCATCACAGAAGCCATGATTCAGGGCGGCATTGACCGGATATATGGGGGACTCAACGGCATTGAAGGCATTTTACAGGAAAAAATAATAGATTTGCTGGATCATATCAATAACACAATGGACCTGGACAAACTGGCCCAAACCCCTGCCGCCGCCCTGGGTTCCTGCCGCTTCAAGCTGGCCGGGCCGGAAGAGGATACTGCCCAGTACCGGGTTCTGATTGATATTTTCCGTAAATATGATATCTCCTATTTCATATACATAGGCGGGAATGACTCCATGGACACAGTGGATAAGCTGGCCAGGTACTGTCGTTCCCAACAGATTGAGGATATAAAAATCATCGGCGCGCCAAAGACCATTGACAATGACCTGATGGAAATCGACCACTGCCCTGGTTTTGCCTCAGCGGCCAAGTATATTGCCACCACCTTCGCAGAACTGGAGAGGGATGTGGCTGTCTATGATTCCTTCGGAGTCACCATTGTGGAAATCATGGGACGCAACGCCGGATGGCTCACCGCCGCCTCGTCCCTATCCAGGGTAAACGGCAGCCGCGGGCCTGATTTTATTTACCTCTGCGAAGTGCCCTTTTCCATCAGCCGGTTTCTGGACGACATACGAAGCCGCCAGTCTGAAAACAGGAATCTGCTGATTGCTGTCAGCGAGGGCATCCGGGATGAAAATGGGACCTATCTGTCTGAACAGACTCCCGGCAACCGTCCCGACCGGTTCGGCCACAGGGATATTGCAGGAACCGGAGGCGTCCTGGCCCAGATTGTCCGCAATGAGCTGGGATGCAAGACCCGTTCCCTGGAGCTCAATCTCATGCAGCGCTGCGCCGCCCATCTGGCCAGCCGCACGGATTTAAACGAATCCCGGCTTCTGGGAGCAAAGGCGGTTCAGTGCGCAGTCCAGGGACAGACCGGAAAAATGGCAACCCTGCTTCGCCTGCCCTCAAAGGACCGTTACCGGATTCAGTTTGCCTCCGCGGACGTGTCTCTGGTGGCAAACCGTGAAAAGACAGTACCCCGCCAGTGGATTAACCGGGAAGGCAACGGCATTACCCGGGAAATGACGGATTACCTGACGCCCCTTATGGAGGGAGAGGTACCGGTGCTGTACCGGAACCGCTTTCCTGAATATTTCACCATA